CTCGCGTGCCAAGGCGTGCGCGGGCAGGCCGCAGCGCTTGGGCGAGGCGGTCGGCGCTGAGCGCCGACTCCCCTGCGATGCTCGCGGCCGTGGCCCGTCGCACAACTCGCTGCGTTCGCTGGCGCTCTCTCCGCTCAGACAAGTGCGACGAGTCAGACAACGAAGCGCGCTGCGCGCGCGGCCACGGCCACTGCGCTTCTCGGCGCCTCACACGGCGCGCTGCGGCCTGCCCGCGCACGCCTTGGCGACAAAGGAGTGGGTTCACCACCCGTGGAGAGCCACTTCACTTCTTGCTGCGGCAGGCGCTGTCCGGTGGGGGCGATTTCTGGGGCGGCTGTGACCGCCAGCCTGGGGCCGGGCGCGCAAGTGCGCGCTTCGTTTCTGACTCGCGGCCATTGTTTGAGCGGAGAGAGCGTAAGCGAACGCAGCGAGTTTGGCTGCGCCGGCTCCAGGCTGGTGGGCGCAGCGGAGTCGGCGCAAAGCGCCGACCGTCCCAGTATGAGCCCCCGCCGGGCAGCGCCTGCCGCAGCACGCGAGGTGCTGCACCTCCATTGCGGTACCCGCGTGCCCCAAACGGAAGAGGGGCAAGACCCTGCCAGCAGTGGTTCTTAAGCCCGGTCTAAGTGTCTGCTTCGACAGTGACGCCATGTCCAACCCATGGCTTCACAAGGAGCACACATGAACACCCGAAACCTCACACCCGCCCGCCTCGTGCTGGCCCTGCTCACCGCTGGTGTGCTGGGCGGCGCCGGGGCCACCTATGTGGTCGGCGGCCTCGCGCGGGCCGAGGCGCCTGTCAGCGCGCCGGTGGCCAGCAGCAGCGCCGCCCAGCCGGTCAGTCTGCAGGGCGCGCCCGATTTTTCAAAGATCACCGAGCGCTACGGACCGGCCGTGGTCAACATCAGCGTCAGCGGTGTGCGCCACGCGTCCGCCGAGGGCGAAGAGGCTGCCGCGGCGCGCGGCTTGCCGCCCGGCATCGACCCCAACGATCCGTTCTTTGAATTCTTCCGCCGCTTCCAGGGCCCAGGCGGTGGCATGCCCGACCAGCGCGACACCCCGGTGCACGGTCAGGGCTCGGGCTTCATCATCAGCGCCGACGGCCTGATCCTCACCAACGCCCACGTGGTGCGCGACGCCAGCGAGGTGATTGTCAAGCTCACCGACCGGCGTGAGTTCAAGGCCAAGGTGCTGGGCTCGGACCCGAAGACCGACGTGGCCGTGTTGAGGATCGACGCCAAGGACCTGCCCACCGTGCCGATGGGCAGCACGCGCGACCTCAAGGTGGGCGAGTGGGTGCTGGCCATCGGCTCGCCCTTTGGCTTCGAGAACAGCGTGACCGCGGGCGTGGTCAGCGCCAAGGGCCGCTCGCTGCCCGATGACAGCTTCGTGCCCTTCATCCAGACCGACGTGGCGGTGAACCCGGGCAACTCGGGCGGGCCGCTGTTCAACAGCCGCGGTGAGGTGGTGGGCATCAACTCGCAAATCTACAGCCAGTCCGGCGGTTACCAGGGCCTGTCGTTCGCCATTCCCATCGAGCTGGTCACGCAGGTCAAGGACCAGATCGTGGCCACCGGCAAGGCCAGCCACGCGCGCCTGGGCGTGACGGTGCAGGAGGTGAACCAGGCCCTGGCCGACTCCTTCAAGCTCGACCGGCCCGAAGGCGCGCTGGTCGCCAGCGTGGAGCCCGGTGGCCCGGCCGACAAGGCCGGTCTGAAGCCGGGCGACGTGATCCGCCAGGCGAACGGCCAGCGCATCGTGGCCTCGGGGGATCTGCCGGCGCTGATCGGCCAGTCCATCCCGGGCAGCCAGATGGCGCTGGAGGTCTGGCGCCAGGGCCAGCGCGAGACGCTCACCGCGAAGCTGGGCGACGCCAGCGACAAAAAGGCCCAGGTGGCGCAGGCCGGCGACGGCGTGGGCCAGGGCAGGCTCGGCCTGGCCCTGCGCCCGCTGCAGCCGCAGGAAAAACGCCAGTCCGGCGTGAGCGCGGGCCTGGTGGTGGAGGGCGTGGGCGGCCCCGCCGAACGTGCGGGGGTGATGCCGGGCGACCTGCTGATGGCCGTGAACGGCACGCCGGTGCAGAGCGTCGAGCAGGTGCGCGCGGTGGTGGCGAAGTCGCCGAAATCGGTGGCGCTGCTGATCCGGCGCGAGGGCGACACGATCTTCGTGCCGGTGCGGCTCGGCTGATGGCGGGCACTGGAAGTACAGGGGCGGGCCCGGTGCCTCGTGGCACCGGCCTGTCGGCCCACATCCTGCCGACCTCGGCCACCATGATCGGGGTCTGCCTGACCGCGCTCTACATCAGCCTGCTCAGCCCCTTCAGCGCCGGGCGGATGGTGGTGGACAAGCTGCTCGCGGTGGACGCGCTGGTGTTCCTCGTCAGCGCGGTGTTGTCGTTCCTGTCCATGCGCGTGCACGGGCGGGCGGCGCGCTTCGAGTCGCTGGCCGAAAACGTGTTCATCGGTGCGCTGGGCCTGCTCGCCCTGGGAGCGCTGGTGCTGGCGTTTGCCGTGAGCTGAAGGCGGATCACGGCGCCGGGTCTGGCGGCGTGGCCGGGCCGGTGGGGCGCTGGTCGAACGCCGCGAGGCAGGCGCCGCAGATGCAGGCCTTGCCCCGCGCCTCGGTGGGCAGGCGGTCCAGCAGCTCGGCGCTGAAGCGCTGCGAGGTGCACCAGCACGGCGCCTGCGGCAGGCCGGTTTCCCGCTCGACCTCCATCGCGCAGCGGTTGTCCTCGCCGCACAGCGGGCAGCGGGTGGGGTCGGGGAATCGGGCGTCGGTGGGCATGGGTGCGGGAAGGGAATGGGCCAGTTTAGCGAGGCTGTGCACTGGGCGGTATGGTATTTTCGAGCTCCCCGAAACCCGCCCGCCACCGCTGCCCGCCGGGCGCCTGCCGCCTCCCCCTGGAATGTTCATGCGCCCCATCTGTCCGCCGCACCGGTCCGCGCGCTCCGCCCGCCGGGGCCCGGCAGGGTGGGGTCTGTTGGGCCTTTGGTTCTGGCTGTGGAGTGTGCCCGTCCTGGGCCTGGCGGCCGACGCCCCCGCGCGCACTGTGCCCGACACCCTCGCCCAGCGCGCCATGGCCTGTACCCTGTGCCACGGCAAGGAAGGCCGCGCCACCAACGCCGGCTACTTTCCGCGCATTGCGGGCAAGCCGGCGGGTTACCTCTACAACCAGCTCACCCACTTCCGCGACGGCCGACGCCAGAACCCCGGCATGGCCACGCTGCTCGACAACCTGTCCGACAGCTACCTGCGCGAGATCGCCGACCACTTCGCGGGCCTCGATCTGCCGTACCCGCCGCCACAGACGGTCAACGCGCCCCGCGATCAGCTCGCGCGCGGCGAGGCGCTGATCCGGCGCGGCGACCCGGCGCGCCAACTGCCCGCCTGCGCGGACTGCCACGGCCAGGCGCTCACCGGAAGGCAGCCCGCCATCCCCGGCCTGCTCGGCCTGCCGCGCGACTACCTGATCGGGCAACTCGGCGCCTGGCAAACCGGCCTGCGCCATGCGCACGCGCCCGACTGCATGGCGCAGATCGCCAAGGGCCTGACGCCCGACGACGTGGGCGCGCTCGCCACCTGGCTCTCGGCCCAGCCGCTGCCCGCCGACACGCATGCCGTCGCGCCGTCGGCCCAGCCGCTGCCGATGCGTTGCGGGAGCGTGGCGCGATGAGCCCGCACCGCAGCCTGCAGGGCGGAGGTCCGCCCATGAACGCCGCGAACCCTGCCGTGGTGCGCCGCCTGCTCGCCGTCGCGCTGGGCGCGGCACTGCTGCTGTTGGTCACGCTCGCGGTGCTGCTGGCGCGGCAGCTCAGCGCCGAGGCGCTGCCACCGCTGACCGCAGCACCCGCGCCCGCCGACCCGGCACTGGTCGCGCGCGGCGCCTACCTGGCGCGGGCCGGCAACTGCGCCGCCTGCCACACCACGCGCGGCGGCCCGCCCTACGCGGGCGGGCGCGGCATCGAGACACCCTTTGGCACCGTGTTCGCCGGCAACCTCACGCCCGACCCCGAGCATGGCCTGGGCCGCTGGAGCGCCGAGGCCTTCTGGCGCGCCCTGCACCATGGCCAGTCGCGCGACGGCCGGTTGCTCTACCCCGCGTTTCCCTACACCAGCTTCACCCAGATCGGCCGCGAAGACAGCGATGCGCTGCACGCCTTCCTGCGCAGCCTGCCGCCGGTGGCGCAGCCCAATCGGCCCCATGCGCTGCGCTTTCCCTACCGCACCCGGGCCGCGCTGGCGGTCTGGCGCGCGCTGTATTTCGAACCAGGCGGTTTCCAGCCCGACCCTGCGCAGCCGGCCGACTGGAACCGCGGCGCCTACCTGGTGCGCGGGCTGGCCCACTGCGCGGCCTGCCACGCCCCGCGCGATGCGCTCGGCGGCGTGGCGGCGGGGCGCGAGTTCGACGGCGGGCTCATGGCCGGGCAGGGCTGGTACGCGCCGTCGCTGCGCAACCGCTTCGAAGCGGGCCTGGCCGACTGGGCGGCGCAGGACATCGTGGACCTGCTCAAGACCGGCGTGGCGCACGGCGGCACCGGCGCGGCCAAGGGCGCGGCCATGGGGCCGATGGCCGAGGTGGTGTTCCACAGCACCCAGCACCTGAGCGACGCCGACCTGCGCGCCATGGCCCGCTACCTGCGCAGCCTGGGCCTCGACGCTGGGGCACCGCCACCGGCCGCGCCGCGCGCCGCCTCGGCGCAGCTGGCGCTCGGCCAGCGGGTCTACGAGGCGCAATGCACCGACTGCCATGGCGCCCAGGGCGAAGGCGCGCGCCAGGCCTACCCGCCGCTGGCCGGCAACCGCGCGCTCACCCTGGCCTCAGCGGTCAACCCGGTGCAGGCCGTTCTCAACGGCGGCTTCGCCCCCGCCACCGCCGGCAACCCCCGGCCCTACGGCATGCCGCCCTACCGCACCCTGCTCAGCGACGCCGAGATCGCCGCCGTGATCACCTACGCGCGCCAGAGCTGGGGCAACCAGGCCGCGGCGGTGTCGCCGCTGGAGGTGCAGCGGCTGCGCTGAAAGGCTTGCGCGCTAAGCGGCGTGCCCGCCGGCGATCCACTCGGCCCAGAAGTCGATGCAGGCCTTGATCTTCGGCAGCCGCTGGCGCGCGCTGGCGATGACGGCGTAGACCGGCACCGGCTGGGGGTCGATGCAATCGGCCAGCACCGGCACCAGCCGCCCCTGCCGCACCAGCGGGTCGGCGGCCACCGTGGCGAGCCGGCCGATGCCCAGGCCCTCCAGCACCATGTTGGCCGCCAGGCCGGTGTCGTTGGCGCGCCAGTAGCCTTCGGCCGTCAGCCGCACCGGGGCCCCGTCCACGATGAACGGCCAGTGGTTGAGGTGGGGGGCGGCGCTGTTGACGATGAGCCGGTGCTCGCACAGTTCGTCGGGGTGCCGGGGCAGGCCGGCCCGGGCGGCGTAGTCCGGCGCCGCGTACAGCGCACGGCCCAGCAGCCCGATCTGCCGCGCCACCAGGGTCTCGGGCAGCGAGGTGCTGGTGCGGATGGCGATGTCGATGCCATCGCGTGCCAGATCGGCCATCCGGTCGCTCACCTCCAGCTCCAGGCGCAGCTGCGGGTGTCGCTCGTTCAGGGCCTGCAGGCTGGGCAGCAGCAGGTACTGCGCCATCACGGAGCTGACCGCCACGCGCACCAGGCCGCGCGCTTCGCCGGCCTGAGTGGCGAACTCGCTCTCCAGCTGTTCCAGCGTGCCGGTGATGCGGTGGCAATAGTCCAGAAAGGTCTCGCCCTCGGCGGTGAGCGCGAGCCCGTGGGTGGAGCGGTGGATCAGGCGCGCCGCGCAGGTCTTTTCGATGCGGGTGAGCGCGCGGGAAATCTGGCTCACCGGCACATCGCGTTCGCGCGCCACGGCCGACAGGTTGCGCAGTGCCGCGACGCGGGCGAACAGCTGGAGGTCGTCGAAGGCCAGATCGTTCATGACCGCGATGGTAGGCCAGGTGGTTTTGCGCCGGGCGCAAAACGCTTTTGAACCGCATGCCGTTTCCCCGGAACCCGGCCTTGCCTAGAGTTCAGGCACCCCCTCAAAGGAGCTTCACCATGAACACCGAGCACCTCCACCAGACCCTTTCCCCCCAGGCCTACGCGGCCCTGCTCGACGGCCTGCGGGCCCAGGCCGAGCGCCAGCGCCGGGCCGAGCAGCGCGCCTTTGGCACGGGCGGGTGGCGCCGCATCTGGCGGGCCGCCACGCGGGCACAGACGCCGACCGCGCCGTTCAGCGCCTGCGCCGCCGCTCGGAAGGCCTGAGCATGCCCACCTTGCTCCTCAAGATCGCCCCGCTGCAGAACCCCGAGCGCTACCAGGCCCTGGCCGCCGCGCTGACCGCCATCACCGCCGACACCCTGGGCAAACGGCCCGAAGTCACGGCGGTGGTGATCGATGACCTGCCGCTGGCGCGCTGGGCCGTGGGTGGGCGCACGGTGCAGGGAGCCACGGCGCTGCTGGAGATCAGCGTCACAGCGGGCACCAATACCGAGGCGCAGAAAGCGCGCTTCATCGGGGCCGCGTTCAACGAACTGCGGCGCCAGCTCGCCCCCGATGGCGCGCTCGAAGAGGCCAGCTACGTGATCGTGCGCGAG
This Hydrogenophaga taeniospiralis DNA region includes the following protein-coding sequences:
- a CDS encoding LysR family transcriptional regulator, yielding MNDLAFDDLQLFARVAALRNLSAVARERDVPVSQISRALTRIEKTCAARLIHRSTHGLALTAEGETFLDYCHRITGTLEQLESEFATQAGEARGLVRVAVSSVMAQYLLLPSLQALNERHPQLRLELEVSDRMADLARDGIDIAIRTSTSLPETLVARQIGLLGRALYAAPDYAARAGLPRHPDELCEHRLIVNSAAPHLNHWPFIVDGAPVRLTAEGYWRANDTGLAANMVLEGLGIGRLATVAADPLVRQGRLVPVLADCIDPQPVPVYAVIASARQRLPKIKACIDFWAEWIAGGHAA
- a CDS encoding cysteine-rich CWC family protein, which gives rise to MPTDARFPDPTRCPLCGEDNRCAMEVERETGLPQAPCWCTSQRFSAELLDRLPTEARGKACICGACLAAFDQRPTGPATPPDPAP
- a CDS encoding c-type cytochrome; this translates as MPVLGLAADAPARTVPDTLAQRAMACTLCHGKEGRATNAGYFPRIAGKPAGYLYNQLTHFRDGRRQNPGMATLLDNLSDSYLREIADHFAGLDLPYPPPQTVNAPRDQLARGEALIRRGDPARQLPACADCHGQALTGRQPAIPGLLGLPRDYLIGQLGAWQTGLRHAHAPDCMAQIAKGLTPDDVGALATWLSAQPLPADTHAVAPSAQPLPMRCGSVAR
- a CDS encoding DegQ family serine endoprotease, with the translated sequence MNTRNLTPARLVLALLTAGVLGGAGATYVVGGLARAEAPVSAPVASSSAAQPVSLQGAPDFSKITERYGPAVVNISVSGVRHASAEGEEAAAARGLPPGIDPNDPFFEFFRRFQGPGGGMPDQRDTPVHGQGSGFIISADGLILTNAHVVRDASEVIVKLTDRREFKAKVLGSDPKTDVAVLRIDAKDLPTVPMGSTRDLKVGEWVLAIGSPFGFENSVTAGVVSAKGRSLPDDSFVPFIQTDVAVNPGNSGGPLFNSRGEVVGINSQIYSQSGGYQGLSFAIPIELVTQVKDQIVATGKASHARLGVTVQEVNQALADSFKLDRPEGALVASVEPGGPADKAGLKPGDVIRQANGQRIVASGDLPALIGQSIPGSQMALEVWRQGQRETLTAKLGDASDKKAQVAQAGDGVGQGRLGLALRPLQPQEKRQSGVSAGLVVEGVGGPAERAGVMPGDLLMAVNGTPVQSVEQVRAVVAKSPKSVALLIRREGDTIFVPVRLG
- a CDS encoding tautomerase family protein; amino-acid sequence: MPTLLLKIAPLQNPERYQALAAALTAITADTLGKRPEVTAVVIDDLPLARWAVGGRTVQGATALLEISVTAGTNTEAQKARFIGAAFNELRRQLAPDGALEEASYVIVRELPASDWGYGGQTQAARRAGPVASATGG
- a CDS encoding cytochrome c, which translates into the protein MNAANPAVVRRLLAVALGAALLLLVTLAVLLARQLSAEALPPLTAAPAPADPALVARGAYLARAGNCAACHTTRGGPPYAGGRGIETPFGTVFAGNLTPDPEHGLGRWSAEAFWRALHHGQSRDGRLLYPAFPYTSFTQIGREDSDALHAFLRSLPPVAQPNRPHALRFPYRTRAALAVWRALYFEPGGFQPDPAQPADWNRGAYLVRGLAHCAACHAPRDALGGVAAGREFDGGLMAGQGWYAPSLRNRFEAGLADWAAQDIVDLLKTGVAHGGTGAAKGAAMGPMAEVVFHSTQHLSDADLRAMARYLRSLGLDAGAPPPAAPRAASAQLALGQRVYEAQCTDCHGAQGEGARQAYPPLAGNRALTLASAVNPVQAVLNGGFAPATAGNPRPYGMPPYRTLLSDAEIAAVITYARQSWGNQAAAVSPLEVQRLR